Genomic window (Gemmatimonadota bacterium):
CACTCGTCGGAGCATCACCACCCGATCACCGGATCTCTCGTCAGCGAGGTGCTTCGCGGGGGGGGCACATTCCGATACCCCATGGTGAGCGGTGTCGTCCGGGAGTTTCTGGCGACCTAGTCTGCGTTGCTCATCCGGAAAGCACGCGATATCCTGACCGGAACGATCCGGCAGGGAGGGTGGAGCATGAGCCATGCGGCACGGGATGTTGTCTTGCTTGGCGGGTTTGGACGGAGCGGGACCGGGGGCGTGCTCCGCCTGCTCTCTCCGCACCCGGACATCTATGCCACTCCCTATGAGCTGCGCCTGCTGACCGATCCGGACGGACTCCTCAGTCTGGAGTCCGCGCTGATCGACAACTGGACTCCCTGGCAGGCGGACTTCGCCATCGATCGATTCCGGCGGCTTGCGAAGACCATGGGGCGGACATGGGGGAGCGCCTACACCCGATCGAACTACTCCGGGCGGTTCGGGCCTCATTACGCGGAGGCGGTGGACGCGCTGCTGGAGCGGTTGGTGTCCTTCTCATACCAGGGAATCTGGGCTGGCCGGGCGACGCTTCTGAACAAAGTCCTTCTGAGATTGACCGGGCACCGCCGCTACTCTTTCAACAGCCGGGAGATCTTCTTTGCGCAGGAGGTCGACCGTGAAGGCTTCCATCGGGTCACGCGGGAGTTCATCCAGACACTGTATGAAGGAGTCGCCGGAGAGAAGGGTGCGAACAGGATCCTGATCAACGAGCCGTTCGTGACCCAGGCACCCGGGCGGTGCATGGAGATGACAGGATCCACCCGGCTGATTGTCGCCTGCCGCGATCCACGGGACTCCTTCGGGTCGTTCCAGACGAGAGACTGGAGTCCGCGCGGTCTCTCGGAGGCGGTGGAGTTCCAGAGCTCCGTGCACCGACGCTGGCTGGAGC
Coding sequences:
- a CDS encoding sulfotransferase produces the protein MSHAARDVVLLGGFGRSGTGGVLRLLSPHPDIYATPYELRLLTDPDGLLSLESALIDNWTPWQADFAIDRFRRLAKTMGRTWGSAYTRSNYSGRFGPHYAEAVDALLERLVSFSYQGIWAGRATLLNKVLLRLTGHRRYSFNSREIFFAQEVDREGFHRVTREFIQTLYEGVAGEKGANRILINEPFVTQAPGRCMEMTGSTRLIVACRDPRDSFGSFQTRDWSPRGLSEAVEFQSSVHRRWLEQRSRLPSEQVLQVRLEDLAADRDSVVRSLEKFLGLEISPETIANTGFSAAKAHVGRWKKQFSEDQQKLVTESFREILTAYGYE